A DNA window from Cloacibacillus sp. An23 contains the following coding sequences:
- a CDS encoding AMP-binding protein, which translates to MRRLIVKLILRLFFRVEVKGWENWKKAGEGVLIAPNYVSFIDPLILAAFLPEKVPFAIERRLTKKRFVRFFLPIADTHILDADAPLTLKYFLNLLKNGGRCVIFPELQPTTIGNPMKVSAGVAQIADHTHAKILPIHIKGTENTPFSRIQHRRGLRFFSKVTITVFPVKKLEVPDNLTGSKRTAAAGRALERIMDEASLYARRREKPFWDILLDARKEFGGNTRIFSDHGAKPVTYNGFITRVLLIEEALRAQNLAGKNIGVLLPTSLGGVIAMYALQKMDKIPAMLNFSLGPRALVTSCRTACIETVVSSRKFIELGKLEALSNAIEEAGIRIFWLEDVAPLITTGKKLSAALRTHFVRSNPADPKAVEKPAIIIFTSGSEGTPKGVVLSYKNLNTNHAQMYTRVDFYRSDRVLNAMPIFHSFGLCGVFMPVSLGFFVYLYPSPLHYKTIANICYDERITILFATDTFLAGYAKAASDNYDFATMRLLVQGGEKLKPSTQQTWFERFNVRITEGYGVTEASPVVSNNYYAHHKSGTVGPFVEGLEHRLEPVDGVPEGGRLWLKGDNIMLGYLRATNPGVLEPLKDGWYDTGDIVKVDDEGYVTILGRAKRFAKIGGEMISLAAVEEAMYEIWPDGQHAVTMLHGANRETLTAVTTRRDIKRDDLRQKLSAIGMAEIAIPKKIIYMDEIPLLGNGKTSYVELDEMLKNMNGDD; encoded by the coding sequence TTGCGCAGACTTATCGTCAAACTTATCCTGCGGCTTTTCTTCCGCGTGGAGGTCAAAGGGTGGGAGAACTGGAAAAAAGCCGGGGAAGGCGTCCTCATCGCCCCGAACTACGTTTCGTTCATAGACCCGCTGATCCTCGCCGCCTTCCTGCCCGAAAAGGTCCCCTTCGCGATAGAGCGCAGGCTGACGAAAAAACGCTTCGTGCGCTTCTTCCTCCCGATAGCCGACACTCATATACTCGACGCCGACGCGCCGCTCACTCTTAAATATTTCCTTAATCTGCTGAAAAACGGCGGAAGATGTGTAATATTCCCCGAGCTCCAGCCGACGACGATAGGCAACCCGATGAAAGTCTCGGCCGGCGTCGCGCAGATAGCCGACCACACTCACGCGAAGATACTGCCGATACATATCAAAGGCACGGAGAACACGCCTTTCTCGCGCATACAGCACAGGCGCGGCCTGCGCTTCTTCTCCAAGGTGACGATAACGGTGTTCCCCGTCAAGAAGCTCGAAGTCCCCGACAATCTCACGGGCTCGAAACGCACGGCCGCGGCTGGGCGCGCGCTCGAGCGCATAATGGACGAGGCCTCTCTCTACGCGCGCAGGCGCGAAAAGCCCTTCTGGGACATCCTGCTCGACGCGCGAAAAGAGTTCGGCGGAAACACGCGCATATTCAGCGACCACGGCGCGAAGCCCGTCACATACAACGGCTTCATCACGCGCGTGCTTCTCATCGAGGAGGCGCTGCGCGCGCAGAACCTCGCGGGGAAGAACATCGGCGTCCTGCTTCCGACCTCGCTCGGCGGCGTCATAGCCATGTACGCGCTGCAAAAGATGGACAAGATACCCGCGATGCTCAACTTCTCGCTCGGGCCGCGCGCTCTCGTCACGAGCTGCCGCACAGCCTGCATCGAGACCGTCGTCTCGTCGCGCAAATTTATAGAGCTCGGCAAGCTTGAGGCGCTCTCTAACGCCATCGAGGAAGCCGGCATCCGCATCTTCTGGCTCGAGGACGTAGCCCCGCTCATCACGACCGGCAAAAAATTATCCGCGGCGCTGCGCACGCACTTCGTGCGCTCCAACCCGGCGGACCCGAAGGCCGTAGAGAAGCCCGCGATAATAATCTTCACCTCGGGCTCCGAGGGAACTCCGAAAGGCGTCGTCCTGAGCTACAAGAACCTCAACACGAATCACGCGCAGATGTACACGCGCGTGGACTTCTACCGCTCCGACCGCGTGCTCAACGCCATGCCAATATTCCACTCCTTCGGCCTCTGCGGCGTATTCATGCCTGTGTCGCTCGGCTTCTTCGTATATCTTTATCCCTCGCCGCTGCATTATAAGACGATAGCGAATATATGCTACGACGAGCGCATAACGATACTTTTCGCGACGGACACCTTCCTCGCCGGCTACGCTAAGGCAGCCTCCGACAACTACGACTTCGCTACGATGCGCCTGCTCGTGCAGGGCGGCGAAAAGCTAAAGCCCTCGACGCAGCAGACGTGGTTCGAGCGCTTCAACGTCCGCATCACGGAGGGCTACGGCGTCACCGAAGCCTCGCCGGTCGTATCTAACAACTACTACGCCCACCACAAGAGCGGCACCGTCGGCCCCTTCGTCGAAGGGCTGGAACACCGCCTCGAGCCGGTGGACGGAGTGCCGGAAGGCGGGCGGCTCTGGCTCAAGGGCGACAACATCATGCTCGGCTACCTGCGCGCGACGAACCCCGGCGTGCTCGAGCCGCTCAAGGACGGCTGGTACGACACGGGCGACATAGTCAAGGTCGATGACGAGGGCTATGTCACGATACTCGGGCGCGCCAAACGCTTTGCGAAGATCGGCGGCGAGATGATATCGCTCGCGGCGGTCGAGGAAGCTATGTACGAGATATGGCCAGACGGGCAGCACGCCGTCACGATGCTTCACGGCGCGAACCGCGAGACCCTGACCGCCGTCACGACGCGCCGCGACATAAAGCGCGACGACCTGCGCCAGAAACTCTCGGCGATAGGCATGGCGGAGATAGCGATACCGAAGAAGATAATATACATGGACGAGATACCGCTGCTCGGCAACGGAAAAACGAGCTACGTCGAGCTTGACGAGATGCTGAAGAACATGAACGGCGACGACTGA
- a CDS encoding efflux RND transporter permease subunit, which translates to MFSKFFIDRPRFAMVVCLVIAIAGIISIFSLPVEQYPEVAPPQIRVNTTYRGADAQTIANTLAAPLEENVNGVEDMIYMDSTSSNNGDYTLYVTFATGTDPDMALVRVQNRITQVQPQLPSEVVDEGITVETSFSDTLGFLALTSPNGTYGELELMNYAYANIRPRLQRVSGMGDVQVYGAKYSIRVWLDPVRITSLGLSIEDVAAAIESQNRQASIGTIGGRPGSDINSPLVYTLQAKGRLTEVSEFENIVVTTTADGAIVHLRDVSRIELGAESYNFNGELDNKPSAMIAMSQTSGSNALNVMAGVRDVISQIETQLPDDMKINVQYDSTEYVRETIKEIITTLFMTLALVIFVCYLFLQEWRTTLVPTVAIPVSLLGTFAALLAVGYTINILSLFGLVLVIGTVVDDAIVVVERVQFIMERDKCDSKTATIQAMKDVTGPMMATTLVFLAIFVPVAFMTGITGQIYKQFAVTIGFAVCFSLVVALTMSPAMCAHMLREMEPVQRGPLKWFNNALASSTRGYVNGAVVIARHKIMPLLLFAVVAFGCWTVLKLSPTAFIPDEDQGVVFASVQLPEGASRPRTEAIVKPLIDDILAIPGVDSALAIYGHNILGGSGENVSSVIVPLDPWGTRKTPEKSLSSIVAQVNKAASKYPGAQINVVTPPAIQGLGMASGIDMRLESTIENDPVRLAEVMGVMLRELNQAPEVNYAFCDYTADTPHLFVDLDRQKAELLKVPVSTVFSTLQTYFGSYYVNDINIGTQVNRVMLQSEWNYRNSIDRIGEIFVRSTTGEQVPIQSVATVRKTLAPRSIDRYNLYPTAAITIVMNQGYSTGQGIARVHEIGQRVLPEGYTYEWSGMTYQEEHSQGGIVMVLCIAVVFAFLFLVAQYESWSTPVSVILSLPTAMLGALVGFRIMGIPLSVYGQLGILLLVGLASKNAILIVEFAKEQREQHGLPLIQAAALAASERFRAVLMTAFTCVLGAAPMLVASGAGAASRKAVGSTLFFGMMAATCIGIFLIPGLWVLFQGLRETVKARLGKNKNAEAQAN; encoded by the coding sequence ATGTTCTCTAAATTTTTCATAGATCGTCCGCGATTCGCGATGGTCGTCTGCCTCGTCATCGCTATCGCGGGTATCATATCTATCTTCTCGCTGCCGGTCGAGCAGTACCCTGAGGTCGCGCCGCCGCAGATACGCGTCAATACGACCTACCGCGGAGCCGACGCGCAGACGATAGCGAACACGCTCGCCGCGCCGCTCGAAGAGAACGTCAACGGCGTCGAGGACATGATCTATATGGACTCGACTTCGAGCAACAACGGCGACTATACGCTCTACGTAACGTTCGCGACCGGAACCGACCCTGACATGGCGCTCGTCCGCGTCCAGAACCGTATAACGCAGGTACAGCCTCAGCTGCCGTCAGAAGTCGTCGACGAAGGCATCACGGTCGAGACATCGTTCTCCGACACGCTGGGATTCCTCGCTCTGACATCGCCGAACGGCACATACGGCGAGCTTGAGCTTATGAACTACGCCTACGCGAACATCCGCCCGAGACTTCAGCGAGTCTCCGGCATGGGAGACGTACAGGTCTACGGAGCGAAGTACAGCATCCGCGTCTGGCTCGACCCTGTGCGCATCACCTCGCTCGGCCTTTCTATAGAGGACGTCGCGGCGGCGATCGAGAGCCAGAACCGTCAGGCCTCGATAGGAACGATAGGCGGACGCCCGGGCAGCGACATCAACAGCCCGCTCGTCTACACCCTTCAGGCGAAGGGACGCCTTACCGAAGTCAGCGAATTTGAAAACATCGTCGTAACGACGACCGCCGACGGCGCGATAGTGCATCTGCGCGACGTTTCGCGTATAGAGCTCGGCGCCGAATCCTACAACTTCAACGGAGAGCTGGACAACAAGCCCTCCGCGATGATAGCCATGTCGCAGACGTCGGGCTCCAACGCGCTCAACGTCATGGCGGGCGTGCGCGACGTCATCAGCCAGATTGAGACGCAGCTCCCCGACGACATGAAGATCAACGTGCAGTATGACTCGACGGAATACGTCCGCGAGACTATTAAAGAAATCATCACCACGCTCTTTATGACCCTCGCGCTCGTCATCTTCGTCTGCTACCTCTTCCTTCAGGAGTGGCGCACGACGCTCGTCCCGACGGTCGCGATACCGGTATCGCTGCTCGGAACTTTCGCGGCGCTGCTCGCGGTAGGTTACACCATCAACATCCTCTCGCTCTTCGGACTCGTCCTCGTTATAGGAACGGTCGTCGACGACGCCATCGTCGTCGTCGAACGAGTGCAGTTCATAATGGAACGAGACAAGTGCGACTCTAAGACCGCTACGATACAGGCCATGAAGGACGTTACAGGGCCTATGATGGCGACGACGCTCGTCTTCCTCGCCATATTCGTCCCCGTCGCTTTCATGACCGGAATCACAGGACAGATTTACAAGCAGTTCGCGGTCACGATTGGATTCGCGGTCTGCTTCTCGCTCGTTGTCGCCCTTACGATGTCGCCCGCGATGTGCGCGCACATGCTGCGCGAGATGGAGCCGGTGCAGCGCGGCCCGCTGAAGTGGTTCAACAACGCGCTCGCGAGCTCGACGCGCGGCTACGTCAACGGAGCCGTCGTCATAGCGCGCCACAAGATCATGCCGCTGCTGCTCTTCGCGGTCGTCGCCTTTGGCTGCTGGACGGTTCTGAAGCTCTCGCCGACGGCCTTCATCCCCGATGAAGACCAGGGCGTCGTCTTCGCGAGCGTGCAGCTTCCGGAAGGAGCCTCGAGACCGAGAACGGAAGCCATCGTCAAACCGTTGATTGACGACATACTCGCCATTCCTGGCGTAGACAGCGCGCTTGCCATTTACGGACACAACATCCTCGGCGGCTCCGGCGAAAACGTTTCGTCGGTAATCGTGCCGCTCGACCCGTGGGGCACCCGTAAGACGCCGGAGAAGTCGCTCTCATCGATAGTAGCGCAGGTCAACAAAGCCGCGTCGAAATATCCGGGAGCGCAGATCAACGTCGTTACGCCGCCCGCCATTCAGGGACTCGGTATGGCCTCCGGTATCGACATGAGGCTCGAATCGACGATAGAGAACGACCCGGTGCGCCTCGCCGAGGTCATGGGCGTGATGCTGCGCGAGCTGAACCAGGCTCCCGAAGTCAACTACGCCTTCTGCGACTACACGGCCGACACGCCGCACCTTTTCGTAGATCTCGACCGCCAGAAGGCCGAGCTGCTTAAAGTTCCCGTCAGCACGGTATTCTCGACGCTGCAGACCTACTTCGGCTCGTACTACGTCAACGACATCAACATCGGCACGCAGGTCAACCGCGTCATGCTCCAGTCCGAATGGAACTACAGAAACAGCATCGACCGCATAGGCGAGATATTCGTCCGCAGCACGACCGGCGAACAGGTCCCGATCCAGAGCGTCGCGACCGTGAGAAAGACGCTCGCGCCGCGCTCCATCGACCGCTACAACCTCTACCCGACCGCGGCCATCACGATAGTCATGAATCAGGGCTACTCGACCGGACAGGGCATCGCGCGCGTCCACGAGATAGGTCAGCGCGTACTGCCGGAAGGCTACACCTACGAATGGTCGGGAATGACCTACCAGGAAGAGCACTCGCAGGGCGGCATCGTGATGGTTCTCTGCATAGCCGTCGTATTCGCCTTCCTCTTCCTCGTCGCGCAGTATGAAAGCTGGTCCACGCCGGTCTCCGTCATACTCTCGCTGCCTACGGCAATGCTCGGAGCCCTCGTCGGCTTCCGCATCATGGGCATACCGCTCTCCGTCTACGGACAGCTCGGCATACTCCTGCTCGTCGGACTTGCCTCGAAGAACGCGATACTCATCGTCGAATTCGCGAAGGAACAGCGCGAGCAGCACGGGCTGCCTCTGATACAGGCTGCGGCCCTGGCGGCGAGCGAACGTTTCCGCGCCGTCCTTATGACGGCCTTCACCTGCGTCCTCGGCGCGGCCCCGATGCTCGTAGCCTCGGGAGCGGGCGCGGCGAGCCGCAAGGCCGTCGGTTCGACGCTGTTCTTCGGAATGATGGCGGCCACCTGCATCGGTATATTCCTCATACCGGGGCTCTGGGTCCTCTTCCAGGGACTGCGTGAAACGGTCAAGGCACGTCTGGGCAAAAACAAGAACGCCGAAGCACAGGCGAATTAA
- a CDS encoding TetR/AcrR family transcriptional regulator: MRRTKEEAMRTRASIMESALEIFGEKNFANASVSEITARIGLSKGAFYWHFKNKQDILIKIIEECCGESPDKTISLYETEIGALDPMREYFKNAMTRLRSEEHWKKIHKLMIRRYEWPEDIRERVDQIMHESTLRDVKMIASYIEARQKDGKIRKSVSAEKTALLLTSIFHGIGILQLSGALPEDFPGCLDILFDALGKELAPEAGE, encoded by the coding sequence ATGCGTAGAACGAAGGAAGAGGCGATGCGCACGAGGGCGAGCATTATGGAATCTGCGCTCGAAATCTTCGGCGAAAAAAATTTCGCGAACGCCTCCGTTTCGGAGATAACGGCCAGGATAGGACTTTCAAAGGGGGCCTTTTACTGGCATTTTAAGAACAAGCAGGACATCCTTATCAAGATAATCGAAGAGTGCTGCGGCGAGAGCCCGGACAAGACCATCAGCCTCTACGAGACGGAGATCGGGGCGCTCGACCCGATGCGCGAGTATTTCAAAAACGCGATGACGCGCCTGCGCAGCGAGGAGCACTGGAAAAAAATCCACAAGCTCATGATACGCCGCTACGAATGGCCCGAGGATATACGGGAGCGCGTAGATCAGATAATGCACGAGTCCACGCTGCGCGACGTGAAGATGATAGCGTCGTACATCGAGGCGAGGCAGAAGGATGGGAAGATACGCAAGTCGGTCTCAGCCGAAAAGACGGCGCTGCTGCTGACGAGCATCTTCCACGGGATAGGGATACTCCAGCTCTCTGGGGCTCTGCCCGAGGATTTCCCTGGGTGCCTCGACATACTTTTCGACGCTCTCGGAAAAGAGCTCGCGCCGGAAGCCGGCGAATAA
- a CDS encoding efflux RND transporter periplasmic adaptor subunit → MQGNGEHKNVEINGKTKSGLVKIVAAVVVIAAVFFGYKAWKDGSSAPVQQAASEPVVVVKQVEKFDASSVPSEYVGRVESIQSVSVKPQISGEIAKVCFKEGSIVKAGELLFQIDPKQYEATVQLRKAELQQAEANFVTAEKYYNRVMAASEQAVSATDRDTAEGNLLQTKAAVAQAKANLRLAQIDLNYCRITSPITGKIGKALYTKGNYVTPSVTELASIVQMDPIRVSYPLPDRDYLDQLELFKSDGSVYNTKLTLSNGTEYNLPGKRDFEDNRIDQTTGTIMMRLRFENKAGELIPGEMVRVFTKPAKSRIVNAVPQTAVMADEKGDYAYVVNADNTVRQARITLGREFGQLREVVSGLEAGENVVVAGLQRLSPGAKVRIDTGAAQAESGEAAQQGGEAAKEGN, encoded by the coding sequence ATGCAGGGAAATGGAGAACACAAGAACGTGGAGATCAATGGCAAGACGAAGTCGGGCCTCGTGAAAATCGTCGCCGCGGTCGTCGTAATCGCCGCGGTCTTCTTCGGCTATAAGGCGTGGAAGGACGGCTCGTCCGCTCCCGTCCAGCAGGCGGCCTCCGAGCCCGTCGTCGTCGTGAAGCAGGTGGAGAAGTTCGACGCTTCGTCCGTGCCCTCCGAGTACGTCGGGCGCGTGGAGTCGATACAGTCCGTCTCCGTCAAGCCGCAGATCTCCGGCGAGATAGCGAAAGTCTGCTTCAAGGAAGGCTCGATAGTCAAGGCGGGAGAGCTTCTGTTCCAGATAGACCCGAAGCAGTATGAAGCGACGGTCCAGCTCCGCAAGGCCGAGCTGCAGCAGGCGGAGGCCAACTTCGTAACGGCAGAGAAATACTACAACCGCGTAATGGCGGCGAGCGAACAGGCCGTCTCCGCGACCGACAGGGATACGGCGGAGGGCAACCTGCTCCAGACCAAAGCCGCCGTCGCGCAGGCCAAGGCCAACCTCAGGCTCGCGCAGATAGACCTCAACTACTGCCGCATCACGTCGCCGATAACTGGCAAGATAGGCAAGGCGCTCTACACGAAGGGCAACTACGTCACGCCGTCGGTAACGGAGCTCGCCTCGATAGTGCAGATGGACCCCATCCGCGTCTCCTACCCGCTGCCCGACAGGGACTACCTCGACCAGCTCGAGCTGTTCAAGAGCGACGGTTCCGTCTACAACACGAAGCTCACGCTCAGCAACGGCACGGAGTACAACCTCCCCGGTAAGCGCGACTTTGAGGACAACAGGATAGACCAGACGACGGGAACGATAATGATGCGCCTGCGCTTTGAGAACAAGGCCGGCGAGCTCATCCCGGGCGAAATGGTCCGCGTCTTCACAAAACCGGCCAAGAGCCGCATAGTCAACGCCGTTCCGCAGACAGCAGTCATGGCCGACGAAAAGGGCGACTACGCATACGTCGTCAACGCAGACAACACAGTGCGTCAGGCGCGCATAACGCTCGGACGCGAGTTCGGACAGCTGCGCGAGGTCGTGAGCGGCCTTGAGGCCGGAGAGAACGTCGTAGTCGCCGGACTCCAGCGTCTCTCCCCGGGCGCTAAGGTGAGGATAGACACAGGCGCGGCGCAGGCCGAAAGCGGCGAGGCCGCGCAGCAGGGCGGAGAGGCCGCGAAAGAGGGAAACTAG